One window of Rasiella rasia genomic DNA carries:
- a CDS encoding HTTM domain-containing protein: MFKRLTNFFYAPINPSIVCIFRIIFGLIATYQIIYYFKVDYTYQFIAGPEVLFYFNELSFLQPLPLPILKGLHFLLLISTVCITLGVWYRYAISFFFIVFSYFSFMDSTLYNNHIYLFSLFAFVMIFISADEKYSIKSRKRKDIAKMYIPAWHQYILMFLIALPYFFGGIAKLSSNWLHTNLVSEILSASKNNFLTQLFSNDTLIAFVKYGGLIYDLGIVFLLLFKRTRLFAVGLILIFNLTNNSLLFDDIGVFPLFMIVATILFFNPERVGNFTDTLFIKKKKVVKLSQKEKKRLKKQLKSKDVSATVTNGDAVVVENSDVLFAKSNKGLVTGLLLVFLIFHLVFPFRYLLHSNNPEWYGPGVHFAWRMKLQAKKVVTLNLTMQDRASGATGEIKEKTFISHNQSLHLVDRPVNLVLLAKYLKPKIEKQYGIVNPKISAEVIVEFNGLPAQQMIVPTVDLTEVDERDYNDLSWIVPLKMSEED; encoded by the coding sequence ATGTTTAAAAGATTAACCAATTTTTTCTACGCACCAATAAACCCTTCTATTGTTTGCATCTTTAGAATCATTTTTGGGCTAATTGCCACCTATCAGATTATTTATTATTTTAAAGTAGATTATACCTATCAATTTATTGCTGGGCCAGAGGTGCTTTTCTATTTTAACGAACTGTCTTTTCTACAGCCACTGCCACTACCAATCTTAAAGGGACTTCACTTTTTGTTGTTAATTTCAACAGTCTGTATTACACTTGGGGTATGGTATAGGTATGCAATAAGCTTTTTCTTTATCGTTTTTAGCTATTTCTCATTTATGGATAGCACACTATATAACAATCATATCTATCTTTTTTCATTGTTTGCTTTTGTTATGATTTTTATAAGTGCCGATGAAAAGTATAGTATCAAATCACGTAAAAGAAAAGACATTGCTAAGATGTATATTCCAGCGTGGCATCAGTATATCTTAATGTTTTTGATAGCACTTCCATACTTTTTTGGAGGTATAGCAAAACTGTCGTCCAATTGGTTGCACACAAATTTGGTTTCTGAAATTTTATCGGCTTCTAAAAATAATTTTTTAACACAACTGTTTTCTAACGATACACTTATAGCATTTGTAAAGTACGGCGGACTTATATACGATTTAGGCATTGTATTTTTATTGCTTTTTAAAAGGACGCGTCTTTTTGCAGTAGGATTAATTCTAATTTTTAACCTTACGAATAATTCTTTACTTTTTGACGATATCGGAGTTTTTCCGCTTTTTATGATTGTTGCTACCATCTTATTTTTTAACCCCGAGCGTGTAGGTAATTTTACTGATACACTGTTCATCAAGAAAAAGAAAGTTGTTAAGCTTTCTCAGAAAGAAAAGAAACGCTTAAAGAAGCAACTAAAGAGCAAAGATGTTAGTGCGACAGTTACTAATGGTGATGCAGTTGTAGTTGAAAACTCAGATGTGCTGTTTGCTAAATCTAATAAAGGTCTTGTTACGGGGCTTTTGTTGGTGTTTTTGATTTTTCATCTCGTTTTTCCATTTCGATATTTATTACACTCAAATAATCCCGAATGGTATGGACCCGGCGTTCATTTTGCTTGGCGCATGAAATTACAGGCAAAAAAGGTTGTTACACTTAACTTGACAATGCAAGATCGAGCCTCTGGAGCTACGGGAGAAATCAAGGAAAAGACGTTTATTTCGCATAATCAATCGTTACATTTAGTAGACAGACCAGTTAACTTGGTGCTCTTAGCTAAATATTTGAAGCCTAAAATTGAAAAACAATACGGGATTGTAAACCCTAAAATTTCCGCAGAAGTTATTGTTGAATTTAATGGGCTACCAGCTCAGCAAATGATAGTGCCAACTGTTGATTTAACCGAAGTAGATGAACGTGATTATAACGACCTATCTTGGATAGTACCACTAAAAATGAGCGAAGAAGATTAA
- a CDS encoding PASTA domain-containing protein, whose amino-acid sequence MSFFKYILSKAFVKQLLFAIVGLIVLSFLVLWWLRSTTNHGQQIEVPDLAKRTLGEVEDILDENDLRYVILDSANFNPDYPRFSVIEQLPRAGKFVKEDRKIYLTLNPSGYRKVKIPDVVGKTSRQAEPTLKAMGFKIGKVTTKPHMSDQVLEIRHAGSKITPGTELEITSTIDLIIGDESLSRINRNSNEENENEGSQTPVNSEELEGNGAR is encoded by the coding sequence ATGTCGTTTTTTAAATACATCTTATCAAAAGCTTTCGTAAAACAATTATTGTTTGCCATTGTAGGGCTTATCGTATTATCTTTTTTGGTACTCTGGTGGTTGAGAAGTACAACCAACCATGGTCAACAAATTGAAGTGCCAGACCTAGCAAAGCGTACCCTTGGTGAGGTAGAAGATATTTTAGACGAAAATGACTTGAGATACGTAATTCTAGATTCTGCGAATTTTAATCCAGATTATCCAAGATTTTCAGTGATAGAACAATTACCTCGTGCAGGTAAATTTGTGAAGGAAGACCGAAAAATTTATCTAACACTTAATCCGTCTGGTTACAGAAAAGTTAAAATTCCGGATGTAGTTGGCAAAACTTCGCGCCAAGCAGAACCTACGTTAAAGGCTATGGGCTTTAAAATAGGTAAGGTTACTACCAAGCCGCATATGAGTGACCAAGTATTAGAAATACGTCATGCAGGGTCTAAAATAACTCCAGGAACGGAGCTTGAAATAACGTCGACTATAGATTTAATTATTGGTGACGAAAGTTTAAGTAGAATAAATAGAAATTCAAACGAGGAAAACGAAAACGAGGGTAGTCAAACTCCTGTGAATAGCGAAGAATTAGAAGGAAATGGTGCAAGATAA
- the rpsT gene encoding 30S ribosomal protein S20, translating into MANHKSALKRIRNSETKRLRNRYQHKTTRNAIKKLREMTDKKEAEKFFPAVMSMIDKLAKNNIIHDNKAANVKSKLAKHVATL; encoded by the coding sequence ATGGCGAATCATAAGTCAGCACTAAAGAGAATTAGAAACAGCGAAACAAAGCGTTTACGTAATCGTTACCAACACAAAACGACGCGAAATGCTATTAAGAAGTTACGCGAGATGACAGATAAGAAGGAAGCTGAAAAGTTTTTTCCTGCTGTTATGTCCATGATCGATAAGTTAGCGAAGAATAATATTATCCATGATAATAAAGCAGCTAACGTTAAATCTAAATTGGCGAAGCACGTAGCTACGTTATAA
- a CDS encoding D-alanine--D-alanine ligase produces the protein MSKKNIAVVMGGYSSEFEISLNSGAVVCESLDTALYNVYPVHILNEGWFFIAENGLKQPINKDDFSFIVNDSAVVPDVIFNTVHGTPGEDGLLQAYWELLKIPQTSPSFYASALSFDKRDCLMVLQGFGVKCANSYYINRGVDFSIDEVIKKVGLPCFVKPNRAGSSYGISKVQRQEDFKAALEKAYTEDHEVLVETALVGTEVSVGAYTVNGEIKVLMPTEIVSENDFFDYEAKYLGKSQEITPARISEEETKLVQAETKRIYKLLNMKGVTRCEFILQDGIPFFLEINTTPGLSKESIIPKQVRDANLTLTQFFGTLIEEASS, from the coding sequence ATGAGCAAAAAAAATATAGCAGTAGTAATGGGAGGCTATTCTAGTGAATTTGAAATCTCACTTAATAGCGGAGCAGTAGTTTGTGAATCTTTAGACACAGCACTGTACAACGTCTATCCAGTACATATCTTAAATGAGGGTTGGTTTTTTATTGCTGAAAACGGCCTAAAACAACCTATTAACAAAGATGACTTTAGTTTTATTGTAAATGATAGTGCCGTTGTACCCGATGTAATCTTTAATACCGTGCATGGCACGCCAGGGGAAGATGGTTTATTACAGGCGTATTGGGAATTACTAAAAATACCACAAACCTCTCCGTCTTTTTATGCAAGTGCGCTTAGTTTTGACAAGCGCGATTGTCTTATGGTTTTACAGGGCTTTGGTGTTAAGTGCGCAAATTCATATTATATTAATAGAGGGGTTGATTTTTCTATTGACGAAGTGATAAAAAAAGTTGGCTTACCATGTTTCGTAAAGCCTAACAGAGCAGGCTCTAGTTATGGTATTTCGAAAGTTCAAAGGCAAGAAGATTTTAAAGCTGCCCTAGAAAAAGCCTATACAGAAGATCATGAAGTGTTAGTAGAAACGGCACTTGTTGGCACTGAAGTGTCAGTTGGAGCTTACACCGTTAATGGTGAAATAAAAGTATTGATGCCTACGGAAATTGTTTCGGAAAATGACTTTTTCGACTATGAAGCAAAGTATCTTGGTAAGTCTCAAGAAATTACCCCTGCGCGCATTTCCGAAGAAGAAACAAAACTGGTACAAGCCGAAACCAAACGTATTTATAAACTTCTAAACATGAAAGGAGTGACCCGATGCGAATTTATTCTTCAAGACGGAATTCCTTTTTTCTTAGAAATTAACACAACACCCGGCTTGAGCAAAGAAAGTATTATTCCGAAGCAGGTGCGTGACGCCAACCTTACACTTACGCAATTTTTTGGAACGCTAATAGAAGAAGCAAGTAGCTAA
- the coaD gene encoding pantetheine-phosphate adenylyltransferase — translation MRRAVFPGSFDPITIGHVDIVKRALPLFDEIIIAIGSNADKKYMWSLEERIQRITDAFPQHPNIKVMSYKGLTADFCKEMEAQYILRGLRNTIDFSYEQTIAQANEKVNGVASVFLICSPEYSHISSSIVRDIVRNGGDAKSLLP, via the coding sequence ATTAGACGCGCTGTTTTCCCCGGATCTTTCGACCCTATAACCATAGGGCATGTAGATATTGTTAAACGGGCACTACCTCTATTTGATGAAATTATAATTGCCATTGGCAGTAATGCAGATAAAAAGTATATGTGGTCGCTTGAAGAACGTATACAACGTATAACAGACGCTTTTCCGCAGCACCCTAATATAAAAGTGATGTCTTATAAAGGGTTGACGGCTGATTTTTGCAAAGAAATGGAGGCCCAGTATATATTACGCGGACTAAGAAACACAATCGATTTTTCTTATGAGCAAACCATTGCACAGGCAAACGAAAAGGTAAATGGTGTTGCAAGTGTATTTTTAATTTGCAGTCCAGAGTATTCTCACATTTCGTCTTCTATAGTGCGAGATATTGTTAGAAATGGTGGTGATGCTAAAAGTTTACTTCCGTAA
- the proS gene encoding proline--tRNA ligase gives MGKNLTTRNEDYSKWYNELVIKADLAENSGVRGCMVIKPYGYAIWEKMQAELDRMFKETGHQNAYFPLFIPKSYFSKEASHVDGFAKECAVVTHYRLKNDENGNGIVVDPDAKLEEELIVRPTSETIIWDTYRKWVQSYRDLPLLINQWANVVRWEMRTRLFLRTAEFLWQEGHTAHATEKEAVEEAEQMMHVYADFVENHMAVPVVKGTKTESERFAGALETYCIEALMQDGKALQAGTSHFLGQNFAKAFDVKFATKEGKQEYVWATSWGVSTRLMGALIMTHSDDNGLVLPPKLAPDQVVIVPIYRNDEQLEAISEVAKALQKELRTKGIRVKYDARDTHKPGWKFNEYELKGVPVRIAIGPKDLEKGTVELARRDTLEKQFVAREDVVGVVEGLMTEIQENLYTKAIAHRAEHTTKVDSYDAFKQVLEDKGGFISAHWDGTTATEEQIKNETKATIRCIPLDDDNEAGSCMVTGKPSKRRVLFAKAY, from the coding sequence ATGGGAAAGAATTTGACTACTAGAAACGAAGATTATAGTAAATGGTATAACGAGTTGGTTATCAAGGCCGATCTTGCTGAAAACAGTGGGGTACGGGGGTGTATGGTGATAAAACCTTACGGATATGCGATTTGGGAGAAAATGCAGGCAGAACTTGATAGAATGTTCAAGGAAACGGGACACCAAAATGCTTATTTTCCATTGTTTATTCCAAAATCATACTTCAGCAAAGAGGCAAGCCATGTAGATGGTTTCGCTAAAGAATGTGCTGTCGTAACGCATTATCGCTTAAAAAATGATGAAAATGGAAATGGTATAGTTGTAGATCCTGATGCTAAGTTAGAAGAAGAGCTTATTGTTAGGCCTACTTCAGAAACTATTATTTGGGATACCTACCGAAAGTGGGTGCAGAGCTATAGAGATCTTCCTTTGCTCATTAACCAATGGGCGAACGTAGTGCGTTGGGAAATGAGAACTCGTTTGTTTTTGCGTACAGCAGAATTTTTGTGGCAAGAGGGACACACAGCACATGCTACAGAGAAAGAGGCTGTGGAGGAAGCTGAGCAAATGATGCATGTCTATGCCGATTTTGTTGAAAACCATATGGCTGTACCCGTTGTAAAAGGGACTAAAACAGAAAGTGAACGTTTCGCAGGTGCTTTAGAAACCTATTGCATTGAAGCTTTAATGCAGGATGGAAAAGCGCTACAAGCTGGAACATCACATTTTTTAGGTCAAAATTTTGCCAAAGCATTTGATGTTAAATTTGCTACCAAAGAAGGGAAACAAGAATATGTTTGGGCTACCTCTTGGGGAGTATCTACACGATTGATGGGAGCGTTAATAATGACGCATAGTGATGATAATGGCTTGGTGCTGCCTCCTAAGTTAGCGCCAGATCAGGTGGTTATTGTGCCTATTTATAGAAACGATGAGCAATTAGAGGCTATTAGCGAGGTTGCTAAGGCATTACAGAAGGAGTTGCGTACTAAAGGTATACGCGTGAAATATGACGCCAGAGATACCCATAAGCCGGGCTGGAAATTTAATGAGTATGAATTAAAAGGGGTGCCAGTTAGGATTGCTATCGGTCCTAAAGATCTTGAAAAGGGTACAGTAGAGCTGGCCCGTAGAGATACCTTGGAAAAACAATTTGTAGCGCGCGAAGATGTGGTTGGAGTGGTAGAAGGCTTAATGACTGAAATTCAAGAAAATTTGTACACTAAAGCAATTGCGCATAGAGCTGAACATACTACTAAAGTAGATTCTTACGACGCATTTAAACAAGTGCTGGAAGATAAAGGCGGTTTTATTTCTGCTCATTGGGATGGTACAACTGCTACAGAAGAACAAATAAAGAATGAAACGAAAGCTACGATACGCTGCATACCATTAGATGATGATAATGAGGCTGGAAGCTGTATGGTAACTGGAAAACCTTCAAAAAGACGTGTTCTTTTTGCGAAGGCATATTAA